In Myripristis murdjan chromosome 23, fMyrMur1.1, whole genome shotgun sequence, the DNA window ttcggtGCCCCCCCGGACTTCGCCTCGTGCCAGGGTCTCCCCCGTGCTGGTCGTGACGGGACACCACCCCGCGCCCCGTCACCGCGACCCACTGGAGTGGACCGTAGTCGGACAGGAGGGCAAGGTAATGTGTTTCTCTGAGTcatttgtacatgtgtgcattttttctggctatgtattcatttttgtggttttagaaaaaaaggtgactaatttttttggttgttgtggtttttaaggTTCGAGCATCTCCGGTGCAAGAGTCTGTCCTCCCGTCCAACCCCGTGTGGTTCAGCGGCGACATGTTGGAGGCCATGGAGACGGTTTGTCCTTCTTCAGATGACGACGACACTGCCATtccaccagctggccaggtaaaCTGCCTGAAAATAATATGTACATGATAGTAAGAAGTAAACCGGAATccatattagatctgactttgtgtgagtgtgtgtgaatggttgatgtgagTTTTTCCGAGTGCGTGCTCTTGTCTTTTATTGAGCCAGGTCatcatggtgttggtggttgtgtggctcaggtcccaggctgctccagtacatctggctcccCTCGGCATCCGCATTCCTCATCcgccaactgtttttacattttttcctttattttatacatagatctttgttattttggtttctgtgcttacaacatccattgcatgtctgtccgtcctggatgaaattgaattgaagactgcatttaacaaggtttgctttccttcttttagactTCCCGTGTGAGGCGTTCGCCAAGAGGTGTTGCCACAAGGCGCAGAGGGGGAAAGCGGCAGGTTGGTATCATGTTTAGCATGTGAACTATGTGGATTTTTTTCGTATATATTGTGATACCACGTACAGAAACcaaatgaatgagtgcattattgaaatgagtcttGTCATCCCCTTCCTATTTTAGGTGCcggcaacaccttcacctgcccgtgtGACCGAGTCCGCTTCcgggcccagaccagcggtgcagcaggtttgtctttgtttaaatattttatgtgaGTTATCATTATGAGAGGTGgcagggaaatggttctcctgttttcttatttaataaaacattgtttttgatttttgtgtcaGGTGGAGGCAACAGCCCAGGAGTCGCCCAGCGTGGTGCCAGGGGTGGTCGTCGGTCGAGAGGAGGTCGCCGCAGCGTGCCCTGCCGTCCCGGAGGTGCCACAGACGAATTTTTATAACACGTGCAGGAcctgaatgaatgagtgcattatatTAATGAGTGTTTTGTTATCCCCTCTTCTTTAGGTGCcggcaacaccttcacctgcctGTGGGACCGTGTCCGTCTCTGGGCCCAcaccagcggtgcagcaggtttgtctttgtttaaatataatatgtgagTTATCATTATGTGAGGTAGCAGGGAAATGGTTCTCTTGTGTTCTTATTCAccaaaaccttgttttttttttttttttttttttttttggcagatggAGGCGACAACCCAGGAGTCTGCCAGTGCGGTGCCGGGGGTGGTCGTCGCTCAGGAGGAGGTCACCGCAGCAGGCCCTGCCGTCCTGGAGGAGCGACAGAAGATCGACAAagctaaggctgtttttgttccttctgtttgtgttagtgaTGTTCAGTTGGAGTCTAGCGCtaatgctgtggcaacaggGTCTAACAGAGATAGCAGTAGGATTAGGCTAGTGAAGGTTGTGTGCGGATCGTTTCATCAGGGCGATGCGCGTTTTGTGTATGGAGGAGTCCAGTGTATGGCTATAGCTTTGGTcagcttagccaaacacacGGTGAGGACCGCGTTTTCGtgggacaggctggatctggatcgcgcgttggttgaaggtgatgagttgtacaccagtttgcgtgacctcaacatcttcagccatgtgtctaatctgctgtctgtgccagatttgccacaACACTTGGAATTAGATGGACAAGTGTTTAGGTTCAGTTTTGGTGACACAGTGTTAGGCGAAATAGGCGTGACCGAAGGTGAATACATCGACTTCGGTGTGTTCATCAGCTTGCGAAATGGACTGGAGAGAATCTTCAGTCAGTACAGCACATGTCTTTTGACACTGTGTGGAAACACTACTGCCATTGTGTGTGAGGATGGACGGTTCTCTGTGGTCGACAGTCACTCACGCAGTAACACTGGCTTGTTACAGTCTGACGGTACAAGCGTGGTTCTGCATTTCGCATGTCTTGACgacctgcaccactacatctgtcgtTTGGCTGACAGTCTCAGTTCAAGGCagaagctctttgagctgtgtggtgttGGTGTCAGCGGGGGTGCAAGTCCAGcgcggtctggtgtgtctgtggagagtctcATCAGTGGGATGAGCgctgctccagcaccagagtctaatgtgctcactgaggctgggagaaaaactgaggtgtctgcaggcagttgtgtgcctgagtgtggtgtcagcattgccgcaagtccggcactgtctggcatttctgttATGACTTTCTCCAGCGAAGTGAGCAGCGGTTCAGCGGCAGAACCAACAGTGGCTAATGGCAGAAAGCGTGTCATTTCTTCCGGCACTTGTATGTCGAAGAAATTCAAGAGCTTCGATGCTAGCGAGGTCAGTTTGGACCTACAGTTTGTTAGCACGTCGAGAAAGGAAGAGCTGGTTTTCCGTCCCCTTAGCATAGATGTCTGTCGAGTGTTGTGTAGTAAGTTAAACGTTGACTGCGTGAAGGTTGGTAGTGCAGTATCCACAGAGGTGGGGTTGTTGGGTGTTCCTTGTAGCAAAGATAGGATTGTGGCTGATGGTaactgcttcttcagagccatctctcaggctgtgagtgGTTCTCAGAAGCACCATCGCAGGATCAGGCTAGCTGTGTGTAAAGAGTTACAGAGGAATGCAGACAGATATCAGAGTCTTTTGAGGAGTGAgtactcctctgtgttagaGTACATTGAGCAGTCCAGAATGAGACGTGTGAGCAGTTGGGCCACAGAGGTGGAGATTCAGGCGACAGCCGATTGGTTAGGCATTAGTGTGTTTACGTTCCATGATGGACGTTGGTTGAGGTATAGCTGTAGTAGTCAGCCTTTGTCGGTAGAGTGTGTGTACTTAGAGAATATTAGGGGACAGCATTTTGAGaatgtggtttgtgtgtttaaGCCTGGACTGCATAGTTGCTTTGAGTACTGTAAAGTTAGGGAAGTGGCAGGTTATAGCATTAGGTCTAGAATGATGGATGTTTTAGATAGTGACAACACAGCGGTTAGGTATAGTAGTGATGTAGTAGGTTCTATTGTGGGTGTAGAGGATAGTGACAAGGTTGTGGAGGCTGCTAGGGAGTTAGTGTCAGTTAGAATGTCAGGGAAGTCAAAGTATCTTCGgcagaaacaaaggaaacaggaaaagtttaatttgtCGCTTAGGGAGAAACGTCAATTGAGAATTAGGAAGACATATCAAGGAAATGTGGTGTTCAGGGAAAAGGCAAAGGTGTGGAGTGTAGGGAATTATTGTAAGAATTTagcccacagagagagggttaaaAAGCTGAGTGTtagtaaatacagagaaagcattgaacacagggagagagtgaaggCTAAGAGCTTGGGCAAATATAGGGACAGTGTCGAGCATAGGGAGAGAGTAAAGGCCAGGAGTTTTGTCAAATATAGGGACAACAttgagcacagggagagagtaAAGACCAAGAGTTTTGTCAAATATAGGGACAACAttgagcacagggagagagtaAAGACCAAGAGTTTTGTCAAATATAGGGACAACAttgagcacagggagagagtaAAGACCAAGAGTTTTGtcaaatatagggacagcattgagcacagggagagagtaAAGGCCAAGAGTTTTGTCAAATACAGGGACAGCATTCAGCACAGGGAGAAAGTTATAGAAAGGAGTAAGAGTAAGTATCATGGTAGTGTAGAGCATAAGCAGAAAGTTATTTCTGGGGTGAAGTTAAGCAGGAAGCAGAAGGTGGAGAAGGCAGaagattttgcttttgttatgGATCACTTTTTGGCaaaggtcagagatggaccagattttgtgtgctgtgtttgtcatAGGTTGTTGTTTAGATTTCAGGTGGTGAGTTGTGCAAGGGAAGTTTATAGGCGAAGTTCAGCAACAGCTGCTATTGCAGATAGGTGTATAGGCGAGCATTATTTGCACAGATGTAATGAGGAGTGTGTTGTGCCGTGTTCCTTGGTGTCATCGCGTGGTCAGCTTTGGATTTGTTTCACGTGTCATGGTAAGCTTAGTGCAGGTGAGATGCCAGCTGAATGCTGGGTTAATAACTTGGCACTTGATCCCATTCCATCTGAACTGGGATGTCTGAATAGTTTAGAGCAGCATTTGATAGCGTTGCATATTCcatttatgaaaat includes these proteins:
- the LOC115355547 gene encoding uncharacterized protein LOC115355547; the protein is MPRAKSHRRAQALKRRMVQPQPWTPQPPVPEFVARRGTGYRHRVRRWPTSELTQRSFKLVTPAQQPDQKMVFVVGASHLRPMVDGIVAMPEGPVSFAFLSVPGAHAAELRTEVSHAALPWTPDVVCVMAPSNNLTASRNIGEASLDFGALLATVCNRWAKVFVLDFPPRLNIEPGLQELFRQEFRRVAARMEHLPLDRLELWSRDSVHLSDSDGTPILVQALWDAAVRQLAPPPPPPPSVPPRTSPRARVSPVLVVTGHHPAPRHRDPLEWTVVGQEGKVRASPVQESVLPSNPVWFSGDMLEAMETVCPSSDDDDTAIPPAGQTSRVRRSPRGVATRRRGGKRQVPATPSPARVTESASGPRPAVQQVEATAQESPSVVPGVVVGREEVAAACPAVPEERQKIDKAKAVFVPSVCVSDVQLESSANAVATGSNRDSSRIRLVKVVCGSFHQGDARFVYGGVQCMAIALVSLAKHTVRTAFSWDRLDLDRALVEGDELYTSLRDLNIFSHVSNLLSVPDLPQHLELDGQVFRFSFGDTVLGEIGVTEGEYIDFGVFISLRNGLERIFSQYSTCLLTLCGNTTAIVCEDGRFSVVDSHSRSNTGLLQSDAGVQVQRGLVCLWRVSSVG